A DNA window from Micromonospora sp. NBC_01739 contains the following coding sequences:
- a CDS encoding AfsR/SARP family transcriptional regulator, whose protein sequence is MRFGVFGSVEVFGPDGPVWVGQPRHRALLGYLLLRANQVVTPPQLVEALWGGAEPTSALSQLHVAISTLRRALRDLGMTDVIRTRPGGYLIVLADDDLDAAIFDRHVSDARAAQRRGDWAMSTELLCRALALWRGDALTGVTAPYARAASRRLHESRLAARALLVEAELALGHHDNLIGELEDLVGQYPEHEQLVCQLMLAQHRCGRRADALSTARTYRRRLADEQGLDPGVPFEEMEKAILNADPSLGLAPPSQSAPHRTESPAQLPFDVHDFAGRHREMEQLDALLDPTADCRLVLISGTAGVGKTALALRWAHHIREQFPDGQLYVNLRGSDTRRPPVQSLTAVHYFLRSLRLEPTALPTDIDEAAALFRSRLAGRRLLIVLDNAANTDQVRPLLPGIGSCSVLLTSRRRLFSLIAHEGARLLHLAPLNRDEATQLLRRMLTRDASDAAVEQLAARCAYLPLALRLAAAQLICHDQLTVAEYVSQLDARSKSSTYSTKSSTCTSCPTQTAQRTPTRTCQRPPTDDRAGQLINSFATPLNPAGDNNDRLPLVDH, encoded by the coding sequence ATGCGGTTCGGGGTATTCGGCTCGGTGGAGGTCTTCGGACCCGACGGTCCGGTGTGGGTCGGCCAGCCCCGGCACCGGGCACTGCTCGGCTACCTGCTGCTACGTGCGAACCAGGTAGTCACGCCACCGCAGCTGGTCGAGGCCCTATGGGGCGGCGCGGAGCCCACTTCGGCGCTTTCCCAGCTGCACGTCGCGATTTCCACGCTCCGGCGCGCGCTGCGAGATCTGGGCATGACCGACGTGATCCGCACCCGTCCCGGCGGATACCTGATCGTCCTTGCCGACGACGACCTGGATGCTGCCATCTTCGACCGACATGTCAGCGACGCCCGTGCGGCGCAACGACGCGGCGACTGGGCGATGTCCACAGAGCTGCTGTGCCGTGCCCTGGCGCTATGGCGCGGCGACGCCCTCACCGGCGTCACCGCACCCTACGCTCGGGCGGCCAGTCGGCGGCTGCACGAGTCACGCCTGGCGGCCCGGGCCCTGCTGGTCGAGGCCGAGCTGGCACTGGGTCACCACGACAACCTCATCGGCGAGTTAGAGGATCTGGTCGGCCAGTACCCCGAGCACGAACAGCTCGTGTGCCAGCTGATGCTGGCGCAGCACCGCTGCGGTCGGCGTGCCGACGCACTGAGCACCGCCCGGACCTATCGCCGCCGATTGGCCGACGAACAGGGCTTAGACCCCGGTGTCCCCTTCGAAGAGATGGAGAAGGCGATCCTCAACGCCGATCCGTCACTCGGCCTTGCGCCACCGTCACAATCCGCACCGCACCGCACCGAGTCGCCCGCCCAACTGCCGTTCGACGTACACGATTTCGCAGGTCGGCACCGCGAGATGGAGCAACTCGATGCGCTGCTCGACCCGACCGCCGACTGCCGGCTCGTTCTGATCAGTGGCACCGCCGGGGTCGGCAAGACGGCATTGGCACTACGCTGGGCCCACCACATCCGTGAGCAGTTCCCCGACGGGCAGCTCTACGTGAATCTGCGCGGCTCTGACACTCGCCGCCCGCCCGTGCAGAGCCTCACCGCAGTGCACTACTTCCTGCGCTCGCTCCGCCTCGAACCGACAGCGTTGCCCACCGACATCGACGAAGCCGCAGCGTTGTTCCGGTCGCGACTGGCTGGCCGACGGCTGCTGATCGTCCTCGACAACGCCGCCAACACCGATCAGGTTCGACCCCTACTACCCGGCATCGGCAGCTGCTCCGTCCTGCTGACCAGCCGCCGTCGGCTGTTCTCCCTGATCGCGCATGAAGGAGCACGGCTGCTGCACCTGGCGCCGCTGAACCGGGACGAGGCAACGCAGCTCCTACGACGGATGCTCACCCGCGACGCCAGCGATGCCGCCGTGGAGCAACTGGCCGCCCGCTGCGCGTACCTGCCCCTGGCGCTGCGTCTCGCGGCCGCACAGCTCATCTGTCACGACCAACTGACCGTAGCGGAGTACGTCAGCCAACTCGATGCGAGGAGCAAATCCTCGACCTACTCCACAAAGTCGTCTACCTGCACCTCCTGCCCCACCCAAACAGCTCAACGAACACCAACACGAACTTGTCAACGTCCGCCCACAGATGACCGCGCTGGCCAGCTCATCAACTCGTTCGCCACGCCCCTCAACCCGGCAGGCGACAACAACGATCGTCTCCCACTTGTGGATCATTGA
- a CDS encoding IS3 family transposase, giving the protein MPLLGVAGACRLTGRSRATHYRLQQPPVVSRPLRPKTPPPSTLSAAERQAVLDVLHRDEYAEMSVAQVWARELDQGRYWCSQSTMYRILRHAGESRERRRQATHPTRTIPQLVATGPSQVWSWDITRLKTAQRGVFYHLYVIIDVYSRYVVGWHVADGEDSMLARELIDDAIARNGVRPEILHADRGSSMTSKPVAELLADLDVTRSYSRPRVSNDNPYSEAQFKTLKYCPAFPDRFDSLHHAREFAAEFFTYYNHEHRHSGIGLHTPASVHYDTAGDVHTQRQATLDAAWQAHPDRFTRRPRPPALPTTVWINKPAAQPTELQNT; this is encoded by the coding sequence ATGCCGCTGCTCGGGGTGGCCGGGGCGTGCCGGCTGACGGGCCGGTCCCGCGCCACGCACTACCGGCTCCAGCAGCCGCCCGTGGTATCGCGTCCGCTGAGGCCGAAGACACCCCCGCCATCGACGCTGTCAGCGGCCGAACGTCAGGCCGTGCTGGATGTGCTGCACCGGGATGAGTACGCGGAGATGTCCGTGGCGCAGGTGTGGGCCCGTGAACTCGACCAGGGCCGCTACTGGTGCTCGCAGTCCACCATGTACCGGATCCTGCGCCACGCCGGGGAGAGCCGGGAACGCCGCCGGCAGGCCACCCACCCCACCCGCACCATCCCCCAGCTGGTGGCGACCGGGCCGTCGCAGGTGTGGTCGTGGGACATCACCCGCCTCAAGACCGCGCAGCGGGGCGTGTTCTACCACCTCTACGTGATCATCGACGTGTACTCCCGCTACGTCGTCGGCTGGCACGTCGCCGACGGCGAAGACTCCATGCTCGCCCGGGAGCTGATCGACGACGCCATCGCCCGCAACGGCGTGCGCCCCGAGATCCTGCACGCCGACCGCGGCTCGTCGATGACCTCGAAACCCGTCGCCGAACTCCTCGCCGACCTCGACGTCACCCGCTCCTACTCCCGACCCCGCGTATCCAACGACAACCCGTACTCCGAAGCGCAGTTCAAGACCCTGAAGTACTGCCCCGCGTTCCCCGACCGCTTCGACTCCCTGCACCACGCCCGCGAGTTCGCCGCCGAGTTCTTCACCTACTACAACCACGAACACCGCCACTCCGGCATCGGCCTGCACACCCCCGCCTCAGTGCACTACGACACCGCCGGAGACGTCCACACCCAGCGGCAGGCCACCCTCGACGCCGCCTGGCAGGCCCACCCCGACCGGTTCACCCGCCGCCCTCGACCACCCGCCCTACCGACCACCGTGTGGATCAACAAACCCGCAGCTCAACCCACCGAACTACAGAACACCTGA
- a CDS encoding transposase, whose protein sequence is MTLPSTPGEQGGRPKRRTFTAEYKLRIVAEYEAAKASGEGAAILRREGLYHSHILEWRAARDAGALTALGTRKSPVSESRRRSAEAAEIERLRRRNERLEADLARTKTALEIMGKAHALLETLSESADAPRPVRRR, encoded by the coding sequence GTGACACTACCCAGCACGCCTGGTGAGCAGGGCGGACGGCCGAAACGGCGAACGTTCACGGCGGAGTACAAACTACGCATCGTGGCGGAGTACGAGGCGGCGAAGGCGTCTGGTGAGGGCGCGGCGATCCTGCGTCGGGAGGGCCTGTATCACTCGCACATCCTGGAGTGGCGGGCCGCCCGTGACGCGGGTGCGTTGACCGCTCTGGGCACCCGCAAGAGCCCGGTGTCGGAGAGTCGGCGCCGCAGCGCCGAGGCGGCGGAGATCGAGCGGTTGCGGCGGCGCAACGAACGTCTGGAAGCGGATCTGGCGCGGACGAAGACCGCCCTGGAGATCATGGGAAAAGCGCACGCGCTCTTGGAGACGTTGTCCGAGAGCGCGGACGCGCCGCGGCCGGTCAGGAGGCGCTGA
- a CDS encoding peptidase M23 — protein sequence MIITRRWIGTATAALLVVTMTSTVPSGAHAAPANDVTTAVQQKLLADAAVAADQAFRTADVADTRVNVTRKDGRAWAFGTAVLVAPQGEDLHPSGWLFVARQQRGGWQVAFEGEATFAELIAAAPVSVVAEQERDTFTAPKTMAANGDFRTGMRLPFTVGQSWILRGGPHGWSGSPRPFSSIDLYGGDERVLAVRAGTAYTMCKGWIRVVHDRGYATDYYHLWNNINVDGASVSAGTFLGNTGTDITCGGSASSRHVHLGLRQNSAYVAVATHNLGKWVPREGSTAYEGYALHGSKRVNVKGTLYNYGALGFTEGIVDSNGGTSVSRRSGPGTGYGVVGSIADGATAAVACSSNGTSHTGRWGTTALWNRLTDGTWIPDAYHYTGAANPVNGWC from the coding sequence ATGATCATTACTCGACGCTGGATCGGTACCGCCACGGCGGCCCTGCTCGTTGTCACCATGACCAGCACCGTGCCGAGCGGCGCCCACGCCGCGCCGGCCAACGATGTCACCACCGCCGTACAGCAGAAGCTGCTCGCGGATGCCGCAGTCGCGGCGGACCAGGCGTTCCGGACCGCCGATGTGGCGGACACCCGGGTGAACGTCACCCGCAAGGACGGCCGGGCCTGGGCCTTCGGCACCGCCGTGCTCGTCGCCCCGCAGGGAGAGGATCTCCACCCGTCCGGTTGGCTCTTCGTCGCCCGTCAGCAGCGCGGCGGCTGGCAGGTCGCCTTCGAGGGCGAAGCCACCTTCGCCGAACTGATTGCGGCCGCGCCCGTCTCCGTCGTCGCTGAGCAGGAGAGGGACACCTTCACCGCGCCCAAGACGATGGCCGCCAACGGGGACTTCCGCACCGGCATGCGCCTGCCGTTCACCGTTGGCCAGTCCTGGATCCTCCGGGGCGGCCCACACGGCTGGTCCGGCTCCCCGCGACCGTTCAGTTCCATCGACCTCTACGGCGGTGACGAGCGGGTGCTGGCCGTGCGTGCCGGCACCGCGTACACGATGTGCAAGGGCTGGATCCGGGTGGTCCACGACCGGGGGTACGCCACGGACTACTACCACCTCTGGAACAACATCAACGTCGACGGTGCCTCCGTCTCGGCGGGCACCTTCCTCGGCAACACCGGCACCGACATCACCTGCGGCGGCTCCGCCAGCAGCCGGCACGTGCACCTGGGGCTGCGGCAGAACAGCGCGTACGTCGCGGTCGCCACCCACAACCTCGGCAAGTGGGTGCCGCGAGAGGGCAGCACCGCCTACGAGGGTTACGCGCTGCACGGATCAAAGCGCGTGAACGTCAAGGGCACGCTCTACAACTACGGCGCGCTCGGCTTCACCGAGGGCATCGTCGACAGCAACGGCGGCACGTCGGTCAGCCGGCGGTCCGGGCCAGGCACCGGGTACGGGGTCGTCGGTTCGATCGCGGACGGTGCCACGGCGGCAGTGGCCTGCTCGTCCAACGGCACCTCCCATACCGGCCGCTGGGGCACCACCGCCCTGTGGAACCGGCTCACCGACGGCACTTGGATCCCCGACGCGTACCACTACACCGGAGCGGCTAACCCGGTCAACGGCTGGTGCTGA